A genomic window from Pseudomonas cavernicola includes:
- a CDS encoding urate hydroxylase PuuD yields the protein MEAHLIEWLNLSIRWVHMITGIAWIGASFYFVWLENNLNRVNPRDGLAGDLWAIHGGGIYHLEKYKLAPPKMPDNLHWFKWEAYFTWMSGVALLMVVYYLNPALYLVAPGSDMAPGVAVAIGIASLIAGWFIYDVLCDSPLGKQPALLGLVLFVLLVAASFGLSQVFSGRGAYIHVGAIIGTIMVGNVFRTIMPAQRALVKAIEENRTPDPALPAKGLLRSRHNNYFTLPVLFIMISNHFPSTYGSQYNWLILAGISVLAVLVRHYFNTRHESNKFAWTLPAGALGMICLAFVTGPSLKSTSPTVAKTEVIEYAPIPATAISGAKPAATAPAAPAKEPAPASGAPTQAAAAGFDKVHSVIQERCTVCHSAKPTSPMFSSAPAGVMFDTPQQIQQLAAKIQAQAVATQTMPLGNITQMTQEERDLIGAWIAQGAQTK from the coding sequence GTGGAAGCACATCTGATTGAATGGCTGAATCTGAGCATTCGCTGGGTTCACATGATCACCGGCATCGCCTGGATCGGTGCCTCGTTCTATTTCGTCTGGTTGGAAAACAACCTGAATCGCGTCAACCCACGGGATGGGCTGGCCGGCGACCTGTGGGCGATCCACGGTGGCGGCATCTATCACCTGGAAAAGTACAAGCTGGCTCCGCCGAAAATGCCGGATAACCTGCATTGGTTCAAATGGGAAGCCTATTTCACCTGGATGTCCGGCGTCGCCCTGTTGATGGTCGTCTACTACCTCAACCCGGCGCTGTATCTGGTTGCACCGGGTAGCGACATGGCCCCCGGCGTCGCAGTCGCCATCGGTATCGCCTCGCTAATCGCCGGCTGGTTCATCTACGACGTCCTCTGTGACTCGCCGCTGGGCAAACAACCGGCCCTGCTCGGCCTGGTGCTGTTCGTGCTGCTGGTCGCCGCATCGTTTGGCCTGAGCCAAGTGTTCAGCGGTCGCGGTGCCTACATCCATGTCGGCGCCATCATCGGCACTATCATGGTCGGTAACGTCTTCCGTACCATCATGCCGGCCCAGCGCGCGCTGGTTAAAGCCATCGAAGAGAACCGCACGCCGGACCCGGCCCTGCCGGCCAAAGGTCTGCTGCGTTCGCGCCACAACAACTACTTCACCCTGCCGGTGCTGTTCATCATGATCAGCAACCACTTCCCGAGCACTTACGGTAGCCAGTACAACTGGCTGATCCTGGCTGGGATCTCGGTGCTGGCGGTGTTGGTGCGTCACTACTTCAACACCCGTCACGAAAGCAATAAGTTCGCCTGGACCCTGCCAGCCGGCGCGCTGGGCATGATCTGTCTGGCCTTCGTCACCGGCCCGAGCCTGAAGTCGACCAGCCCTACAGTCGCGAAAACCGAAGTCATCGAATACGCGCCAATTCCGGCAACTGCGATCAGCGGCGCCAAGCCCGCAGCGACAGCTCCTGCCGCACCGGCTAAGGAGCCTGCACCAGCCAGCGGCGCACCGACTCAAGCCGCCGCTGCTGGTTTCGACAAAGTGCATAGCGTGATTCAAGAGCGTTGCACCGTCTGTCACTCAGCCAAGCCGACCAGCCCGATGTTCAGCAGCGCACCTGCCGGAGTAATGTTCGATACTCCGCAACAGATCCAGCAGCTGGCGGCGAAGATTCAGGCCCAGGCTGTCGCCACGCAAACCATGCCGCTGGGCAATATCACCCAGATGACCCAGGAAGAGCGCGACCTGATCGGCGCCTGGATTGCACAAGGCGCCCAGACCAAGTGA
- a CDS encoding nucleobase:cation symporter-2 family protein has protein sequence MKTSFARTTPEQRPEDEKLGVGANLAYGLQHVLTMYGGIVAVPLIVGQAAGLSPSDIGLLITASLFVGGLATLLQTIGLPFFGCQLPLVQGVSFAGVATMIAIVTTSSGGGGIPAVLGAVIVAALIGLLITPIFSKITKFFPPLVSGIVITTIGLTLMPVAARWAMGGNSHAEDFGSMSNIGLAAITLTIVLLLSKVGSATISRLSILLAMVIGTVIALFFGMADFSKVTSGPILAFPTPFHFGMPTFEVAAIISMLIVILVTMVETSADILAVGDIIETKVDSRRLGNGLRADMISSMLAPIFGSFTQSAFAQNVGLVAVTGVKSRYVVATGGLILVSLGLLPVMGRVIAAVPTSVLGGAGIVLFGTVAASGIRTLSKVDYRNNMNLIIVATSIGFGMIPIAAPAFYDHFPSWFATIFHSGISSAAIMAILLNLLFNHFTAGNSDQQSVFVAGTERSLRYQDIAALNEGDYFIDGKLYDALGEEVPVIAEDDHAPKPHRTAAAVH, from the coding sequence ATGAAAACGTCCTTTGCTAGAACAACTCCAGAACAACGTCCTGAGGACGAGAAGCTGGGTGTTGGCGCCAACTTGGCCTACGGCCTGCAGCACGTCTTGACCATGTACGGCGGCATTGTCGCGGTGCCGCTGATCGTCGGTCAGGCGGCCGGGCTTTCACCCAGCGACATTGGCTTGCTGATTACCGCGTCGTTGTTCGTCGGCGGCTTGGCGACACTGTTGCAGACCATCGGCCTGCCCTTCTTCGGTTGCCAGCTGCCGCTGGTGCAAGGGGTGTCCTTCGCTGGCGTTGCCACGATGATCGCAATCGTCACCACCAGCAGCGGTGGCGGTGGCATTCCGGCGGTGCTTGGCGCGGTGATTGTCGCGGCGCTGATCGGACTTTTAATCACGCCGATCTTTTCCAAGATCACCAAATTCTTCCCGCCTCTGGTGTCGGGAATCGTAATCACCACCATTGGCCTGACGCTGATGCCGGTCGCGGCGCGCTGGGCCATGGGCGGCAACAGCCACGCGGAAGACTTTGGCAGCATGTCCAACATCGGCCTGGCCGCCATCACCCTGACCATCGTGCTGTTGCTGAGCAAGGTCGGTAGCGCGACGATTTCACGCCTGTCGATCCTGCTGGCAATGGTCATCGGCACCGTGATCGCCCTGTTCTTCGGCATGGCCGACTTCTCCAAAGTCACCTCCGGCCCGATTCTGGCCTTTCCGACACCGTTTCATTTCGGCATGCCGACCTTTGAAGTGGCGGCCATCATTTCCATGCTGATCGTGATCCTGGTGACCATGGTGGAAACCTCGGCGGATATCCTCGCGGTCGGTGACATCATTGAGACCAAGGTGGACTCCCGGCGCTTGGGCAACGGACTGCGCGCCGACATGATTTCCAGCATGTTGGCGCCGATCTTTGGCTCCTTCACCCAAAGCGCCTTCGCCCAGAACGTCGGCTTGGTTGCCGTCACCGGGGTCAAGAGCCGCTATGTGGTGGCTACTGGCGGTCTGATTCTGGTGAGCCTGGGCTTGCTGCCGGTGATGGGCCGCGTGATCGCCGCCGTGCCGACTTCGGTCCTGGGTGGCGCTGGTATCGTCCTGTTCGGCACCGTGGCCGCGAGCGGCATCCGTACCCTGTCCAAGGTCGACTACCGCAACAACATGAACCTGATCATCGTCGCGACCTCCATCGGCTTCGGCATGATTCCGATCGCCGCCCCGGCTTTCTATGATCATTTCCCCAGTTGGTTCGCCACTATCTTCCACTCCGGTATCAGCTCGGCGGCGATCATGGCGATCCTCTTGAACCTGTTGTTCAACCACTTCACCGCCGGCAACTCGGATCAACAGTCGGTATTCGTCGCTGGCACCGAACGCAGCCTGCGTTATCAGGATATTGCCGCGCTCAATGAAGGCGATTACTTCATTGACGGCAAGCTCTACGATGCCCTGGGCGAGGAAGTACCGGTAATCGCTGAAGATGACCACGCGCCGAAGCCCCATCGAACGGCGGCAGCAGTCCACTAG
- a CDS encoding group II truncated hemoglobin produces MAAGGIEGINRLVDDFYQIMDESSDIASVRQMHGKSLDLARNKLASFLCGWLGGPRLYAENYGSINIPQFHARWPIGEGARDAWLLCMQRAIARQPYSPEFAQYLLEQLRVPAERIVQASGILYGRKES; encoded by the coding sequence TTGGCTGCCGGCGGTATCGAAGGCATTAACAGGTTGGTCGACGATTTCTATCAAATCATGGATGAATCAAGTGACATCGCCAGCGTCAGGCAAATGCACGGCAAGAGCCTGGATCTGGCGCGCAATAAGCTAGCTAGTTTTTTGTGTGGTTGGCTTGGTGGGCCGCGCCTTTATGCCGAGAACTATGGGTCGATCAATATTCCGCAGTTCCATGCTCGTTGGCCGATAGGTGAGGGGGCGCGTGATGCGTGGTTGCTGTGTATGCAAAGAGCCATCGCCCGGCAGCCTTACTCGCCAGAGTTTGCGCAGTATTTACTCGAGCAGTTGCGGGTGCCGGCTGAACGTATAGTGCAAGCGAGCGGTATCTTGTATGGCCGCAAAGAGTCTTAG
- a CDS encoding substrate-binding periplasmic protein, with protein sequence MKPKLVCSLLAVLLSTSAQAQTYVVGVENLAFLPHYSTDKQGNYEGFAREVLDLFAAKSGVQLEYKPLSVERLLPALLQGEVDFKYPDSPNWSQTQKAGKGLSYSQGVVNYVDGVLVAPQQQGHGLEKLQRLAVVNGWTPWGYQERIAAQQIHLFQSADLQQMIKQALKKDADGAYFNVVVATYYLDNIRARPGALVFDPKLPYTRSTFNLSTVKHPELIQRFDQFLVEQHADIAALKAKYQVEANLDSEFMGMEQWKVDFLKRQKAKEAAGL encoded by the coding sequence GTGAAGCCTAAGCTCGTCTGCAGTCTGTTAGCCGTTCTGCTATCCACCAGCGCCCAGGCGCAAACCTATGTGGTTGGCGTGGAAAACCTGGCCTTCTTGCCGCACTACAGCACCGATAAACAGGGTAATTACGAGGGTTTCGCCCGCGAAGTGCTAGACCTGTTCGCGGCCAAAAGCGGCGTGCAGCTGGAGTACAAGCCGCTGTCGGTCGAGCGCCTGTTACCCGCGCTGCTGCAAGGCGAGGTGGACTTCAAATACCCGGACAGCCCCAACTGGTCGCAGACGCAAAAAGCCGGCAAGGGCTTGAGCTACAGCCAGGGGGTGGTCAATTACGTCGACGGGGTGCTGGTCGCCCCGCAACAGCAAGGCCACGGCCTGGAAAAGCTGCAACGCCTGGCAGTGGTGAATGGCTGGACACCTTGGGGTTATCAGGAGCGCATCGCCGCGCAGCAGATTCATCTGTTCCAGAGCGCCGACCTGCAACAGATGATCAAACAAGCCCTGAAGAAAGACGCCGACGGCGCCTACTTCAACGTGGTAGTCGCCACCTATTATCTCGACAACATCCGCGCTCGCCCTGGCGCACTGGTGTTCGACCCGAAACTGCCCTACACCCGCAGCACCTTTAACCTCTCGACGGTCAAACACCCCGAACTGATTCAGCGCTTTGACCAATTCCTGGTGGAGCAGCATGCCGACATTGCTGCGCTAAAAGCCAAATACCAAGTCGAGGCCAATCTCGATTCGGAATTCATGGGCATGGAGCAGTGGAAGGTGGACTTCCTCAAACGGCAGAAAGCCAAAGAGGCCGCGGGCCTCTGA
- a CDS encoding nucleoside-binding protein, whose amino-acid sequence MIRYPSLALGAALIAASPASFASADEGKMFEWMNNSVGFRYGQQFTNPNNPDKFAKRAYSFTHASGYRYGSNYLNLDVFLSDSRDPRKGTDHGGSEVYGVYRHQLFASRVFDQPLGTGLIKDYAFTFGFDANRNNNRASAQKRALAFGPTLKFNGPGVFDLSLMYYREKNHSGIPGARHPDHTFDATYMLNLAWLRPFQLGDHAAKFQGFVNHVGDKGEDFNDNDTAPETLMRTALMVATLPGWKTTNLWFGVGYEYWHNKFGVDGGRGSRTSTPTLNMEFSF is encoded by the coding sequence ATGATCCGCTACCCAAGCCTGGCGCTCGGCGCCGCCCTTATCGCCGCCAGCCCGGCCAGCTTCGCCAGCGCGGACGAAGGAAAGATGTTCGAGTGGATGAACAACAGCGTCGGTTTCCGTTACGGTCAGCAGTTCACTAACCCGAACAATCCGGACAAGTTCGCCAAGCGCGCCTACAGCTTCACCCACGCCAGCGGCTACCGCTACGGCAGCAACTACCTCAACCTCGACGTATTCCTATCCGACAGCCGCGACCCGCGCAAGGGCACCGACCACGGTGGCAGCGAGGTGTACGGCGTGTATCGCCACCAGCTGTTCGCCTCGCGGGTGTTCGACCAGCCGCTGGGCACCGGGCTGATCAAGGACTACGCCTTCACCTTCGGCTTCGACGCCAACCGCAACAACAACAGAGCCTCGGCGCAGAAACGCGCCCTGGCGTTCGGCCCGACGCTGAAGTTCAACGGCCCCGGCGTGTTCGATCTGAGCCTGATGTACTACCGCGAGAAGAATCACTCGGGCATTCCCGGTGCGCGCCACCCGGATCACACCTTCGACGCCACCTACATGCTCAACCTGGCCTGGCTGCGGCCGTTCCAGCTCGGCGACCACGCGGCCAAGTTCCAGGGCTTCGTCAACCACGTCGGCGACAAGGGCGAGGACTTCAACGACAACGACACCGCCCCCGAGACACTGATGCGCACCGCGCTGATGGTGGCCACCCTGCCGGGCTGGAAGACCACTAACCTCTGGTTCGGCGTCGGCTATGAGTACTGGCACAACAAGTTCGGCGTGGACGGCGGCCGCGGCAGCCGCACCTCGACGCCAACGCTGAACATGGAGTTCAGCTTCTGA
- the alc gene encoding allantoicase, which produces MKAYAVPFEKFVNLADARLGTKAISVTDDWFADVNRLFQPTPAVWKEGVFDDNGKWMDGWESRRKRFEGYDSAVIRLGVPGSIKGVDIDTSFFTGNFPPSASLEACFVVAGDPTEATQWTEVLSAVELQGNSHHYHAISNDQAWTHLRFNIYPDGGVARLRVYGIPFRDWSSVGDNEQLDLASALNGGRALACSDEHFGRMSNILNPGRGINMGDGWETARRRTPGNDWVIVALGHPGEIERIVVDTLHFKGNYPDSCSIQAAFVKGGTDSQIETQSLFWRELLPNQKLQMHAEHEFAEQINALGPVTHVRINVFPDGGISRLRLFGKVAK; this is translated from the coding sequence ATGAAAGCTTACGCCGTACCCTTCGAGAAGTTCGTCAACCTGGCCGATGCTCGCCTCGGCACCAAAGCCATCTCCGTCACCGATGATTGGTTCGCCGACGTCAACCGCCTGTTCCAGCCGACCCCGGCAGTGTGGAAAGAAGGCGTGTTCGATGACAACGGTAAGTGGATGGATGGCTGGGAGTCGCGCCGCAAGCGCTTCGAAGGTTACGACAGCGCCGTGATCCGCCTGGGTGTGCCGGGCTCGATCAAGGGTGTGGATATCGACACCAGCTTCTTCACCGGTAACTTCCCGCCGTCCGCCTCCCTCGAAGCCTGCTTCGTGGTTGCAGGCGACCCGACCGAAGCGACCCAGTGGACTGAAGTGCTGAGCGCTGTCGAGCTGCAAGGCAACAGCCATCACTACCACGCGATCAGCAACGACCAGGCGTGGACTCACCTGCGCTTCAACATCTACCCGGACGGTGGTGTGGCCCGTCTGCGCGTATACGGCATCCCGTTCCGCGACTGGTCCTCGGTTGGCGACAATGAACAGCTCGACCTGGCCTCCGCCCTGAATGGCGGTCGCGCCCTGGCCTGCTCGGACGAACACTTCGGCCGCATGAGCAACATCCTCAACCCGGGCCGCGGCATCAACATGGGCGATGGCTGGGAAACCGCCCGCCGCCGTACGCCGGGTAACGATTGGGTGATCGTCGCCCTCGGTCACCCGGGCGAGATCGAGCGCATCGTGGTCGATACCCTGCACTTCAAAGGCAACTACCCGGACAGCTGCTCGATCCAGGCGGCCTTCGTCAAAGGCGGCACCGACAGCCAGATCGAGACCCAAAGCCTGTTCTGGCGCGAGCTGCTGCCGAACCAGAAGCTGCAGATGCACGCCGAGCATGAGTTCGCCGAGCAGATCAACGCCCTCGGCCCGGTGACGCATGTGCGCATCAACGTGTTCCCGGATGGTGGTATCAGCCGCCTGCGCCTGTTCGGCAAAGTGGCGAAGTAA
- the uraH gene encoding hydroxyisourate hydrolase gives MGRLTTHVLDAAHGCPGSAIKVELYRVEAERLELIATAQTNHDGRCDAPILQGDDYVSGVYQLQFHAGDYYRARGVELPNPAFLDVVVLRFGISAEQDHYHVPLLISPYSYSTYRGS, from the coding sequence ATGGGACGTTTAACGACGCATGTATTGGATGCCGCGCACGGCTGCCCTGGCAGCGCGATCAAGGTCGAGTTGTATCGGGTCGAAGCCGAACGGCTGGAGCTGATTGCAACCGCGCAGACCAACCACGATGGCCGCTGCGATGCGCCGATCCTGCAAGGCGATGACTATGTCAGCGGGGTCTACCAGCTGCAGTTCCACGCCGGTGACTACTACCGTGCCCGAGGGGTAGAGCTGCCCAACCCAGCCTTTTTAGATGTTGTGGTACTGCGCTTCGGCATTTCCGCCGAGCAGGATCACTACCACGTACCGCTGCTGATTTCGCCTTACAGCTACTCCACCTACCGCGGTAGTTAG
- the puuE gene encoding allantoinase PuuE, translated as MSADYPRDLIGYGNTPPHPHWPGDARIAISFVLNYEEGGERNILHGDKESEAFLSEMVAAQPLQGARNMSMESLYEYGSRTGVWRILKLFKKFDIPLTVFAVAMAAQRHPDLIRAMAAAGHEICSHGYRWIDYQYMDEAQEREHMLEAIRILTEITGERPLGWYTGRTGPNTRRLVMEEGGFLYDSDTYDDDLPYWETNNPTGNAHLVIPYTLDTNDMRFTQVQGFNCGEQFFQYLKDAFDVLYEEGAEAPKMLSIGLHCRLIGRPARLAALQRFIEYAQGFEKVWFARRVDIARHWHANHPYQKQSFTQESSK; from the coding sequence GTGAGCGCTGACTACCCTCGCGACCTGATCGGTTACGGCAACACCCCTCCCCATCCGCACTGGCCGGGCGACGCGCGCATCGCGATCTCCTTCGTGCTGAATTACGAGGAAGGCGGCGAGCGCAATATCCTCCACGGCGATAAAGAATCCGAAGCCTTCCTCTCCGAGATGGTTGCCGCCCAGCCGTTGCAAGGCGCGCGCAACATGAGCATGGAGTCGCTCTACGAATACGGTAGCCGTACCGGCGTCTGGCGCATCCTCAAACTGTTCAAGAAGTTCGATATCCCGCTGACCGTGTTCGCCGTGGCCATGGCTGCCCAGCGCCACCCGGATCTGATCCGCGCCATGGCCGCCGCCGGCCACGAGATCTGCAGCCACGGCTACCGCTGGATCGACTATCAGTACATGGACGAGGCCCAGGAACGCGAGCACATGCTCGAAGCCATCCGCATCCTCACCGAGATCACCGGCGAGCGTCCGCTGGGCTGGTACACCGGCCGCACCGGTCCGAATACCCGCCGCCTGGTGATGGAGGAAGGAGGCTTCCTCTATGACTCCGACACCTATGACGACGACCTGCCCTACTGGGAAACCAACAACCCGACCGGCAACGCGCACCTGGTGATTCCCTACACCCTGGACACCAATGACATGCGTTTCACCCAGGTGCAGGGTTTCAACTGCGGCGAGCAGTTCTTCCAGTACCTGAAAGACGCGTTCGACGTGCTGTACGAAGAAGGCGCCGAGGCGCCGAAGATGCTTTCCATCGGCCTGCACTGCCGCTTGATCGGCCGTCCGGCGCGCCTGGCGGCACTGCAACGCTTCATCGAATACGCCCAGGGCTTTGAGAAAGTCTGGTTCGCCCGTCGCGTCGATATCGCCCGCCACTGGCACGCAAACCATCCTTATCAAAAGCAGTCGTTCACACAGGAGAGCTCTAAATGA
- the uraD gene encoding 2-oxo-4-hydroxy-4-carboxy-5-ureidoimidazoline decarboxylase: protein MSRFQTLTPSQLTREAFVAAFADIYEHSPWVAEKAFDLGLDTSVDAIDGLHQRMADILLSADKAAQLALINAHPDLAGKAAVRGELTQASTSEQSGAGIHECTAEEFQRFTELNDAYKAKFAFPFIMAVKGSNRHQILAAFEERIHNSTDAEFTRALAEINKIALFRLQTL from the coding sequence ATGAGCCGCTTCCAGACTCTGACGCCTTCGCAACTAACGCGCGAAGCATTCGTCGCGGCCTTCGCCGACATCTACGAACACTCGCCCTGGGTCGCCGAAAAGGCTTTTGATCTGGGCCTGGATACCAGCGTTGACGCTATCGACGGCCTGCACCAGCGCATGGCCGACATCCTGCTGAGCGCCGATAAAGCCGCCCAATTGGCCCTGATCAATGCTCACCCGGACCTTGCTGGCAAAGCTGCGGTGCGCGGTGAACTGACCCAGGCCAGCACATCGGAGCAATCCGGTGCAGGCATCCACGAATGCACGGCTGAAGAGTTTCAGCGCTTCACCGAGCTGAACGACGCCTACAAAGCGAAGTTCGCGTTTCCCTTCATCATGGCGGTTAAAGGCAGCAATCGGCACCAGATCCTGGCGGCATTCGAAGAGCGCATTCATAACTCGACGGACGCTGAGTTCACCCGGGCGCTCGCTGAGATCAACAAGATCGCGCTGTTCCGGCTGCAAACCCTGTAA
- a CDS encoding DUF4157 domain-containing protein, which produces MPAVFLRQFIWLAVLLFSFGTSLPVSACPAGQYKVCVVACFCAPGSKEEIGSIYENMSQMAASGLQEWIVQSRNSAATGDTRTIPLNIRAQLEPYYDIQVLDSARYKVGDDVELNAAHTMLQNPDVNAVTLVDIIVFRNSDDALNNVALWAHELKHVQQYLQWGVREFATRYTRDYNAVEAPAYEMQSRVARTLRNSVAQSEPSR; this is translated from the coding sequence ATGCCAGCTGTTTTTTTGCGTCAATTCATCTGGTTAGCGGTACTGCTCTTTTCCTTCGGCACTTCGCTCCCTGTATCCGCCTGCCCTGCAGGGCAGTACAAAGTCTGCGTGGTCGCTTGTTTTTGTGCCCCAGGCTCCAAAGAGGAAATTGGGTCGATCTACGAAAACATGAGCCAAATGGCTGCCTCTGGATTACAGGAGTGGATAGTGCAATCCCGCAACAGCGCGGCAACTGGCGATACTCGGACAATCCCGCTGAATATCCGAGCCCAGCTCGAACCCTACTATGACATTCAAGTGCTCGATTCTGCTCGCTACAAAGTGGGCGATGATGTGGAGCTGAACGCCGCACACACCATGCTGCAGAATCCCGATGTGAATGCCGTCACCCTTGTGGACATCATCGTCTTCCGGAATTCGGATGACGCACTTAACAATGTCGCGCTCTGGGCGCATGAGTTGAAGCACGTGCAGCAGTACCTGCAATGGGGCGTTCGCGAGTTTGCCACTCGCTATACCCGTGACTACAACGCCGTCGAGGCGCCTGCCTACGAGATGCAAAGCCGGGTGGCTAGAACGCTGAGAAACAGCGTTGCCCAGTCCGAGCCTTCTCGGTAA
- a CDS encoding ureidoglycolate lyase, with protein MRKLKIEPLTKEAFAPFGDVIETEGSDHFMINNGSTRRYHKLATVETAQPEDKAIISIFSAQALEMPLTIRMLERHPLGSQAFIPLLGNPFLIVVAPLGDAPESELVRAFRSNGRQGVNYHRGVWHHPVLTIEKRDDFLVVDRSGSGNNCDEHFFTEDECLLLTPHQ; from the coding sequence ATGCGCAAACTAAAAATCGAGCCGTTGACCAAAGAAGCCTTCGCCCCATTCGGTGATGTCATCGAGACCGAAGGCAGCGATCACTTCATGATCAACAACGGCTCCACTCGCCGCTATCACAAACTGGCCACGGTCGAGACCGCGCAGCCGGAGGATAAGGCGATCATCAGCATCTTCAGCGCCCAAGCTCTGGAAATGCCGTTGACCATACGCATGCTGGAGCGTCATCCGCTGGGCAGCCAGGCGTTCATACCGCTGCTCGGCAACCCCTTTCTGATCGTGGTCGCGCCACTTGGCGATGCACCTGAATCAGAGTTAGTCCGAGCCTTCCGTAGTAATGGCAGGCAGGGCGTTAATTACCATCGCGGCGTCTGGCACCACCCGGTGCTGACGATCGAAAAGCGGGATGACTTCCTGGTGGTTGATCGCAGCGGTTCTGGCAACAACTGCGATGAGCATTTTTTTACCGAGGATGAGTGTTTGCTCCTCACCCCCCACCAATAA
- a CDS encoding outer membrane protein OmpK, with translation MNLKHLPHCLALSVGLFTGSQAATAGDLLHWQDNSLTYLNGSNFDQLNFDAEEQRSQTTYTFEHASGWNWGDIFAFYDYIDADNLQFGGSFDQGTFHASEKDNFYYMEINPRVSGSWLTGQSLSVGPLKDVLAAFVYEKGNGGPGTENYLYGIGLDWNVPGFAFLQTNLYRVKINDHALFADTSGPGYAEQLTIAGAYPFGIGKQSFVIDGYIDWRSPSKDAGTQTSLGSSIQIKWDAGKALFGEERTLYVGTELNMWHNKYGLKPVDGSEDGFDQAAVQALVKYHF, from the coding sequence ATGAACCTGAAGCACCTGCCACACTGCCTCGCCCTGTCAGTCGGTCTGTTTACCGGCAGCCAGGCAGCCACCGCCGGCGACCTGCTGCACTGGCAAGACAATAGCCTGACCTACCTGAATGGCAGCAACTTCGACCAGCTCAACTTCGACGCCGAAGAACAGCGCTCGCAAACCACCTATACCTTCGAGCACGCCAGCGGCTGGAACTGGGGCGACATCTTTGCCTTCTACGACTACATCGATGCGGACAACCTCCAGTTCGGCGGTAGCTTTGACCAAGGCACCTTCCACGCCAGTGAGAAGGACAACTTCTACTACATGGAGATTAATCCCCGGGTCAGCGGCAGCTGGCTGACCGGCCAAAGCCTCTCGGTCGGCCCGCTGAAGGACGTCCTGGCAGCCTTCGTGTATGAGAAAGGCAATGGCGGCCCCGGTACCGAAAACTACCTGTACGGTATTGGTCTGGACTGGAATGTGCCCGGCTTCGCCTTCCTGCAGACCAACCTGTATCGGGTCAAGATCAACGATCACGCGCTCTTCGCCGACACTAGCGGCCCAGGCTATGCCGAGCAATTGACCATCGCTGGCGCCTACCCCTTCGGCATCGGCAAGCAGAGCTTCGTCATCGACGGCTATATCGACTGGCGCAGCCCTTCCAAGGATGCCGGCACCCAGACCTCGCTCGGCTCCTCGATCCAGATCAAATGGGATGCGGGCAAGGCCCTGTTCGGCGAAGAGCGCACACTCTACGTCGGCACCGAGCTGAACATGTGGCACAACAAATACGGCTTGAAACCCGTCGACGGTTCCGAAGATGGTTTCGACCAGGCCGCCGTCCAGGCGCTGGTGAAATACCACTTCTAA